In a single window of the Sediminicoccus sp. KRV36 genome:
- a CDS encoding acyl-CoA dehydrogenase family protein produces the protein MSGVSPFTEDRAESIGMIRDSARGLLGADMARVRKLRFTEPGFDTTLLRQMGEAGWIGLAIPEAAGGTGLGMAEMVALAEEIGRACAPEPLIGCALSAHLLAAAGETVLLAQLLAGEAVVLTAWQDRANTLGLAASTDGARSFVPGAAGATHILWPVGENGRIALHVLTRDQMEITTEATQDGGHLGTVRPLPYTGHGPGRHIGDDIGAALTEGLDRAALATAAALLGGMEAAFAMTLDYLRTRQQFGKIIGSFQALQHKAADAKMQIALTRAAVEQAAAALDEGAPSHAVSRAKARASEAAMLVSQACVQLHGGIGYTDDYDVGLHMRRAMVLVPAFGGAALHRRRFMELSPELEDA, from the coding sequence ATGAGCGGCGTTTCCCCCTTCACGGAGGATCGCGCCGAAAGCATCGGGATGATCCGCGATTCCGCGCGCGGATTGCTGGGTGCCGACATGGCGCGCGTGCGCAAGCTGCGCTTCACCGAGCCGGGCTTCGACACAACGCTGCTCCGCCAGATGGGCGAGGCGGGCTGGATCGGCCTCGCCATTCCCGAAGCGGCCGGCGGCACCGGCCTCGGCATGGCCGAGATGGTGGCCCTGGCCGAGGAAATCGGCCGCGCCTGCGCGCCCGAGCCGCTGATCGGCTGCGCGCTCTCGGCGCATCTTCTGGCGGCCGCCGGCGAGACGGTTTTGCTCGCGCAACTCCTGGCGGGCGAGGCGGTGGTGCTGACCGCCTGGCAGGACCGCGCGAATACGCTGGGCCTCGCCGCCAGCACGGATGGTGCCCGCAGCTTCGTGCCGGGTGCGGCCGGGGCCACGCATATCCTCTGGCCCGTCGGCGAAAATGGCCGCATCGCGCTGCATGTGCTGACGCGCGACCAGATGGAGATCACCACCGAAGCGACGCAGGATGGCGGGCATCTCGGTACTGTTCGCCCGCTGCCCTACACCGGCCATGGCCCGGGGCGTCACATCGGCGATGACATCGGCGCCGCCCTGACCGAGGGGCTGGACCGCGCGGCACTCGCCACCGCCGCCGCCCTGCTGGGCGGCATGGAGGCCGCCTTCGCCATGACGCTGGATTACCTCCGCACGCGGCAGCAATTCGGCAAGATCATCGGCAGCTTCCAGGCGCTGCAGCACAAGGCGGCCGATGCGAAGATGCAGATCGCGCTGACCCGTGCGGCCGTCGAGCAAGCCGCCGCCGCGCTGGACGAAGGCGCCCCCTCCCACGCCGTCAGCCGCGCCAAGGCGCGCGCGAGTGAGGCGGCGATGCTGGTGAGCCAGGCCTGCGTGCAGCTGCATGGCGGCATCGGCTACACCGATGACTACGATGTCGGCCTGCATATGCGCCGCGCCATGGTGCTGGTGCCCGCCTTTGGCGGGGCGGCCCTGCACCGCCGCCGCTTCATGGAACTCTCGCCGGAGCTCGAAGACGCATGA
- a CDS encoding 3-oxoacid CoA-transferase subunit B, which translates to MASFSRTDMAAKAAADIPEGWVVNLGIGMPTLIADQVPLTREVIFQSENGVLGMGPAPEKGQENPWLINAGKQMVTLRPGGSICHHADSFAMIRGGHIDLCVLGGFEVAENGDLANWATSENDTAPAVGGAMDLGAGAKRLWVVMDHTTKDGRPKIVERCGYPLTSLGSVSRVYTSLAVLDVVQGLGFVVRDIVPGMSLEELQSKSGAKLHTRS; encoded by the coding sequence ATGGCAAGCTTCAGCCGCACCGACATGGCCGCCAAGGCCGCCGCCGACATCCCCGAGGGCTGGGTGGTGAACCTGGGCATCGGCATGCCCACGCTCATCGCCGACCAGGTGCCGCTGACGCGGGAGGTGATCTTCCAATCCGAAAACGGCGTGCTCGGCATGGGGCCAGCGCCCGAAAAGGGCCAGGAAAACCCCTGGCTGATCAACGCCGGCAAGCAGATGGTGACGCTGCGTCCGGGTGGCAGCATCTGCCACCATGCCGACAGCTTCGCCATGATCCGCGGTGGCCATATCGACCTGTGTGTGCTGGGCGGCTTCGAAGTGGCCGAGAATGGCGACCTCGCCAATTGGGCCACCTCCGAGAATGACACGGCGCCGGCCGTGGGTGGGGCGATGGACCTCGGCGCCGGCGCCAAGCGCCTCTGGGTGGTGATGGACCACACCACCAAGGATGGCCGCCCCAAGATCGTCGAGCGCTGCGGCTATCCGCTGACCTCGCTGGGTTCGGTCAGCCGCGTCTATACCAGCCTTGCCGTGCTGGATGTGGTGCAGGGGCTCGGCTTTGTCGTGCGCGACATCGTGCCGGGGATGAGCCTGGAGGAACTCCAGTCCAAGAGTGGCGCCAAGCTGCACACAAGATCATGA